Proteins co-encoded in one Setaria viridis chromosome 9, Setaria_viridis_v4.0, whole genome shotgun sequence genomic window:
- the LOC117835415 gene encoding BTB/POZ and MATH domain-containing protein 2 produces MPAPGSASSIVAGTVTGHHLLHIEGHSRTKEELPNGRCVQSRPFTVGGLSWRVWYYPNGAQPECADYISIFVCLDDSTAAAERPEPFRARARFSVLDRDGEPVPCHTHTTEVREFSGDSTGYGFDRFVRRGLLEKSEHLKDDCFTIRCDIIISEQLRTEDRAAASPLTPVPPSDMHRHFGDLLLTQDGADVTFQVAGKTFRGHRCILAARSPVFKAELLGAMREGSATGACVQIGDMLPEVFKILLHFIYNDSLPEMEGQEEAVLAQHLLEAADRYDMQRLKLICEDKLFRHLDVSTAATTLVLAEQHHCHGLKEACIEFLKSPSVLEAVVATDGFEHLSKSCPALLKELMCKLAAR; encoded by the coding sequence ATGCCTGCGCCGGGATCCGCCTCGTCCATCGTCGCGGGCACGGTCACGGGGCACCACCTGCTCCACATCGAGGGCCACTCGCGCACCAAGGAGGAGCTCCCCAACGGCAGGTGCGTGCAGTCTCGCCCTTTCACGGTCGGAGGTCTCTCCTGGCGCGTCTGGTACTACCCCAACGGCGCCCAACCCGAATGCGCCGATTACATATCCATCTTCGTCTGCCTGGACgacagcaccgccgccgcggagcggCCGGAGCCCTTCAGGGCGCGAGCCAGGTTCAGTGTGCTCGACAGGGATGGAGAACCGGTGCCATGTCACACCCACACCACGGAAGTGCGCGAGTTCTCCGGCGATTCCACCGGGTACGGCTTTGACAGGTTCGTGAGGAGGGGATTACTGGAGAAATCGGAGCATCTCAAGGACGACTGCTTCACCATCAGGTGCGACATCATCATTTCTGAGCAGCTCCGGACGGAGGACCGGGCCGCTGCATCTCCGCTCACCCCGGTGCCTCCGTCTGACATGCACAGACATTTCGGTGATCTCCTTCTGACCCAAGATGGCGCCGATGTCACATTCCAAGTTGCCGGGAAGACATTCAGGGGCCACAGATGCATTCTTGCGGCCCGGTCTCCAGTCTTCAAGGCAGAGCTCCTTGGCGCGATGAGAGAGGGCAGTGCTACAGGGGCCTGCGTCCAGATTGGTGATATGCTACCTGAAGTCTTCAAGATCTTGCTGCATTTCATATACAATGACTCGCTGCCGGAGATGGAGGGGCAAGAGGAGGCTGTGCTGGCTCAGCATTTGCTGGAAGCGGCCGATAGGTATGATATGCAGAGGCTTAAGCTGATTTGCGAGGACAAGTTGTTCAGGCACCTAGACGTGAGCACAGCCGCAACAACGTTGGTGTTGGCTGAACAGCACCACTGCCATGGGCTCAAGGAGGCTTGCATTGAGTTCCTTAAATCTCCTTCTGTGCTGGAAGCGGTCGTGGCAACTGATGGCTTTGAGCATCTGAGTAAAAGTTGCCCTGCTCTTCTGAAGGAGTTAATGTGCAAGCTTGCTGCCCGTTGA